DNA from Pajaroellobacter abortibovis:
CCAATCAGCTCTATCGTCAGCTTTTTGAGTTGAGAGAAAGGGTGGTGGAAAGTGCTGGAAATCAGTCTATTGATCTCGTGATTGAAGGGAAAGAACGGCTTTTGGAGAAGAGGGAATTTGCTGAAGCTGATCGTTAAAGAGATCGTTCGCTCTCGAAGAACGAACACAATGATCCGATTGTTGGAAACAACCCTCGAAACTAGAGGCTTTACTGTTAAAGTTGGACGGGATGTGAGGGAACTTACGAGAGGGCAGCTTGCATTTGTGGGGGCGGCTTATCGAGAACACGGACAGTCTGCTGGATCCCTGTGGATCATTAGCCCCACTCGAATGGATTATGTGGTCATTCTTCCTTTGGTGATTGCTACTGCAAACGCAGTCAGTGATTGTATGGAACGAACGAGTTAAAATCTATCCTCATTGAGAGAAAACAAGATAATCTTGTATGGCTTTTTAAAGAAAGGGGAGTTTTTTGCTCATTTGCTATTTTTAAATAGTTTCATTTACGCTGGAAGAGGAAATAATGATATGCCCGCTTCTCCAAATGATGGTGCGACTCAAAAAGATAATTCTAACAGGTAGGGAGTCCGATGAATAGTAGCTCACAGCGAGAGCCTGTGATGAAGGCTGAGTGGAAGGTAAACCCTCCTCCTCAAAGAGTGGAGCAGACACGTCGTTTACTCGGTGTTACCCTGCTTCTCAGTGTCCTTTTTTTCGTGGAATTAGCAGCGGGATTGTATGCTCGTAGTCGTGTTCTTCAAGCGGATGCAGTCCATCTCCTAATGGATGTTTTTTTGATTGGGATCAATCTTCTCGCTGTGTGTCTCGCTACTTGGAAACCCTCGGCTCGATTTACGTACGGACTCCGAAGAGCTGAACCTCTTACTGCTATTTTTAGTGTTTTTTTTGTGCTGGAGCTGCTCGCTCATATTCTTGCGAAAGCGGTGGAAGAGGTTCAAATAGACGCCATTCCTGAATCAGGTCTTATGCTTTGGGCTTCTCTTTTGGTTGTTTGTACGAAGGTGATTGGACTGTTCATTCTCCGTGGCACAATTGGTATTCAGAAAGGGGGAGGGTATTCGTGTGGTACCGATGGGGACCTTAATGTGCGAGGGGTTCGTCTTCACATGCTTGGCGATATACTCGGCTCAGGGATCGTTTTGATCACAGCGATTACATTGCAGTGGTTCGGTAAAACTTGGATTGATGGAGTGGCTAGCTTTGCAGTTGCTTTTATCCTTTTTCTAGGTACCTTTCGCCTTCTGTGGGACGCTTTTCTGGTTCTTCTTGAAGCGGCCCCTTCTCACCTTTCTATTGATGCTATCTATCATGCCATTAAGCAGGTTGTTGATGTGTGTGAAGTGCATGATTTACACGTATGGACACTCGGTGCGGATTGTTACGCTATCAGCGTTCACGTAAAAATGAGTGAACCCGATCCAGCTCTTGCT
Protein-coding regions in this window:
- a CDS encoding cation diffusion facilitator family transporter, coding for MNSSSQREPVMKAEWKVNPPPQRVEQTRRLLGVTLLLSVLFFVELAAGLYARSRVLQADAVHLLMDVFLIGINLLAVCLATWKPSARFTYGLRRAEPLTAIFSVFFVLELLAHILAKAVEEVQIDAIPESGLMLWASLLVVCTKVIGLFILRGTIGIQKGGGYSCGTDGDLNVRGVRLHMLGDILGSGIVLITAITLQWFGKTWIDGVASFAVAFILFLGTFRLLWDAFLVLLEAAPSHLSIDAIYHAIKQVVDVCEVHDLHVWTLGADCYAISVHVKMSEPDPALAARLARYLKAEFSLSYATVQVELPEQWCSPSSCPGPDDSAPISLAPPFSLDRVSLFR